Below is a genomic region from Castanea sativa cultivar Marrone di Chiusa Pesio chromosome 2, ASM4071231v1.
ggtcaaGGATCAGGTCAGAGATCAACATATCTAGTTGTTAATTGttgcaacttattgatcttaactgcctttgtgccttcataCACAGTCTGAAGGATATTCCAAGCagtgtgagcaacctcaacattagagattcccttaaattcctccatagaaacagtattaaagatagcattcataACTTTGCTATTGAAGGCtgctgcttctttctgagaagtttgccatTCACTCAcaggagtagtgggcttctcccatccatATTCAACGGAGTTCCAGACTCTCTTATCAATGGATTTCAGGAaagctttcatccttactttctaGTAAGCATAATTATTCTCATCAAAGTGAGGAGGAATAACAAGAGTGTCCGTGTGccatgacaacaagggtcaaGGATTAGGTCAGAGATCAACAGATCTACTCACAAGagctacccgctctgataccacttgtagagtttatttagaccccttaaagcacaattggattaacctagttaacaagccaagttattacttagtttaaattctagatctaggttaacacaatcatacaatcatatcaatgtaaagtgcggaatataaaaacacaaagatatgatgacccaggaaaaccaaaccagtaaaaaacttggggaggatttaacctaactatcctcatgGTAAatctgaatccactatgaaagaatcaaagttgtacaatagcgacctagatcactaacatcctattgctacccaccagtagaacttactgacacgaccacgtgcaagctctgagaccacagactccttctttcttggattctccagcaagtacaagcactcctgcttgtgtatctttaagctcttatggcagcaactgaatggtcatcaagttcttgaagtaatctcctttttgataatcctaagcttgtgtaaAGGCAAGCACCTTTCAGATCTCATAAGAGATTCatacaaacagcaatatgagcaacataAAAAAtgtgactagggtttgccttttatacctagggcaaaacataaaaccctacacgtcatatgtgcttagggttgagttggaaattctgcaaaaaaaacaatctacacgactttcgatcggtcgagtctaattctcgatcggttgagtctaattctcgatcgatcaagtcaGGCAaaaatgcacagtaacttctgcagttaactcgattccaactttacagaaatcacatactttgagcaagtctaaaacataactagacacctgttttgatcatggtttgtcaacaatacacattagagttctaatacattagttcctaagtacttggAACCTAACGTAAGGAATATTGGTAGATCCATTattacctttatttattttttttaagaaacaaacatgagaagaaaaatagtttataaCACAAAAGTATACTATAACTCCATTTAAAAGTTATAGTAACTTTTAAAAGAGGGTGGGAAAATTTATATTACACATAACATGCTTTCTTAAGAAATGTGGGACAATTcccattcctttattttttttttagaaacaaatgcacacataagggaaaaaaaatgaattctaACATAAAAGTGCACCACAATATACTACATGTATGACATTTTCATAGTAATAACTTAGTATTTAAgatttagtataaaattatgtgaaaatattgtaaatataacaTTGCTCATAAATAAATGAGGCCAcgtcataaataaataaaaaggacaaCATTTAGTTGGGAGCCAAATTTTtgtctaatatttatttttgctttcgCATTTGATGGGACCAGGCCTAGTAGGAACCTTGACTAGGAATGAAGTTTTTGGTCCATTCAATATGATGCAATTAAAGGTCTGTTTGAAATCTGCTTAtcttgttgaaattgaaaactttttgttgaaagtaccgtaaataaagataaaaattaattgaaatagtataatgagacccataaatagtaccaaaaattgcaatgggacccatgaatagtaacaaaaataagttgaatagtaaaataagttggcaaaaattatatttgccaAACAGACACTTATTGTCAGATTCTCTACAATATACTAAGTGAGACAAAGCAAAGATGTCCATTAATGCTTCTTGCTCTTAGAGCTCTTTAGTCAACATTTTAAAGTTAGGTCTATGAGCATTCACGTCtggtatttttttaacaaaaaatctcattttaccatatcaagggtctgtttgggatctgtttattttactgaaactggaaatgttttgttgaaagtactataaataaaagtaaaaattagctgaaataatacagtgggatccatgaatagtaccaaaaagtgcagtgggccCCATGactagtagcaaaaataagctaaatagtaaaataagttccaaaattttttttacatactattttacaactcacTTAACATCTCAAACTTTATTTCCCTCCCCCTTCATTTTCCTCTGcactgacaaaaaaaaaaaaaaaccatagaaaaccaaaaacaacCACACCAAAAACCACTACACTAACCACAAACCAAAAgaaccaagaaaataaaaaacacacaacaACCACAATAGCCCACATTAGCCACCACAATCACAATAGTCGCCACCATGCCACCCAACAACACACTGCCACCCCTACATATCCTAGCACCACCCACCAGaccatcaaaccaaaaccacattataaaaaacccatcaaaccaaaccaaaacccCACATATCCagtaaactaatttttaaaaaatcaccaTCGAAGCCTTTAATGGAGCCATCATCAGAGCCACTAATGAAGCCACACACAACATCCAAACCTAGAAGAACCACCATCAAATAACCAAGAGAATCCACCAATCTCCACACCACAACCCCACCTGACCCACAACTCCAAACCTACCACCTAACCCATGACCCATACAGCCCACCGATCCAAGGCCACACCACCGCGATCTCTGATCTCCACCAATCCAAAATCCACGCCGTGACCATGCCGATCGCCATGTCGTGACCACTCTAAATCCAACCCATCTCTAACGCAagctctgagagagagagagagagagagagagagagagagaagaaatgagagacaaaagtgagagaaaacaaaaggcaaatagaaataaaataaaatattttggtttaCAATTATGCTACAATGTCATAATACATTTAGAATGATACTATAGCAcaattgctaattttttttgcaattgcaaGATTTTGCAAGATAGATGTTGAAGGTTGACAAGAGGAATGGAAAGGTAATGTTATGGAAGATTTTACCATATTTGGGAAGTGGAATACTTTGCACTCCCAAGATATTGaattatcctaaaaaaaaaaaaattatcctagAAATTATATAGCAGTATTATGTTACATTTTCTGATTGAAAGagataaataaagaaaaatactacaacccaacatttttcaaaataaatcctGATTGTCATGCTATTACTGATTCTAATCTGAATCACCATtgaaatattacttttttgtcccaccAATTTCAATTAAAcacctaaaatttattataaaattattacaaaaatattatgaacgtaATTACATAaccattttcataataaaaatgtagCTCATCACACATTTAATTGGGTGCcagatttttgtttatttgtttttgcttcCGTATTTAATGGGAGCAGGCCAGTAGGAACTTTGACTAGGTGTGAAGTTTGATCTAAGCTTACAGACAGCTCAGAGACTTGTGTATTATGCGAATGGTTGAAAAATCAGGTCTCCTCCCATATGATGGAATTTATTCTCAGACTCACGATAATATGCTGAAGTTTATTGAGcagattttctattttttttgtctcaCCATGGCTGTACCATAACTCTTTGCAAATCCCCAAATGACTACCAAATTTCCCACAAATTATGGTAACTAAGCTATAGATAAATGCAAACTAAAGCGCCAATATTGTCAAGTTCGAGTGGGGacccggaaaaaaaaaaaaaaaaggacatgtaAGACTAAGAGACGTGTGCTAATTGATTGCCAGTTCTTAAAAACTTTGATTTCACATTATAAGTTAAAGACAAAACCTTATAGCGGAGCTCTTATTTAGACAAATATCCCTCTCGAGTATCAACGTGCACTGTCCGCTATTGACTTCTATGCCTGTGTTCAGTGACAAAACCTTCCCCAACTTTGACCCGGGGACTAATAATTTCCACATCTCTAAAAAAGATCGAGGATTTTCGGTGAGCCAACTGTTTAACCGGAGCTGATATGGGTCCACATTGGGATGGGGGACCTATCCAATATGAGATGTAATAGAATATTCTCATGCAAACGTCGCATAAGCTACAAATTGTTGGTAATGACAATGTGATCAGATAAAATGATGACTAACAATAAGttaatacattaaaaatatttaaggtATGTTTggtagttgtttttttttttcttcttattttctattttcaaaaaaaaaaaatttctatttttgagattaaaaaacttgtttgacaacccaaaatagatagaaaacaaaaactgttcttaaaacttaatttgtgaaagaaactgaaaacatgtaaaagattgtttttagtttttaattttcgaaagtcaatgaaaacgcatatttaatttaatgaatctgtctcatttaatgagttaatattagagttcaaatcctagtaacaacatatttagtattttctatttttttattcaaaaaactgtctttttaatttcatctaaccaaacatgttttttatttcaaaaatacaagaattttttttttaaatttatattcccaaaaacaagcttttgaaaataaaaaataaaaactgttaccaaacataaccttacattcttttctctccacttttgCTTTCACTACTTTCATATCTGCCATTGTTACTAAACAACTAGTACAAATTGGACCAACAATGTCAAGTGGGACAAGCTAGAACTCAATTGGTTTAAGCTCAACACAGATTAATTGTCCCTAGGAAATCCAAAGCTAGCAGAAGTTGGAGGGCTCATTAATTAGAGATCATCGAGGAAATAGTTAAACTGCCAAAAttagggggtgtttgggagagtagtttaagttatattgtttgggtgtttttgatatacgtgtgggtgaaaaattgtgtagaaatatttgtaatgttgtttaaaatgtgtggAAATGTGTTTAAACATGCTTGCCAAACACCCCTAGAGATCATCGAGGTCTTTCTAGAGATTGTCTTAATTATGTATTCAGTCGCAGGTTGTTGAAGTGGAACATGATGCAAGGATTGTTTTTGCTATGCTAATAATGTTCTATCTTCAATTGTGGCTAATTGTAGGAAGCTGATAACCAaaacttagggtctgtttggatactgtttattgttgaaaactaaaaacttattgctgaaaatactgtaacaaaataatttttaaatgtgtgaatagtgtcgtgggacTCGGTTTTAACTTAACATTCTCTGAAATCCATACTTGCAGGTCCCGTGAATAGTGCACAGGACctacaaaaaaaatccaaacacaaactctttcctttttcaGTGCAATCCAAACTCAAccttagtgtgtgtttggctctAGCTTAAAAGGCCAGCTtgttttattattcagcttatttttgctattattcataggtccctttatactttttggtattattcatgagtcctactgtactattttagctaacctttacctttatttacagtacctttagcaaaaaaatttcaatttcaacaaaataaatggaTCCCAAACAAACACCAGGTACACTAGACCACGATTATCCATTGCTTCAAGGAAACCAATAGGTGTGGATATGACCTAGCACAAAAAGGGACCAATCTGAaactatattttgttattttcttaaaacTCTCCTAGTGTATTAATGCTTTTTAAATGCGATGGGCATGTCCTATGGACATGGCTTTTTGATTTAAAGAACTTGGCtgccaaaaagaagaaaaaaagttaccTTCATTTGAATAAAATGGACATGGCTTACTTGAGAGTAACACAGTAAACAATATATGATGATGAATATAATTCTACATTAACAATGTTGTATGATATTGGCAAAAAAATTGTTAGCGAGCCTCCAACAATGTGATTGTGATTTCATTGGTTGAAGAAGATTCGTGTTTACTCGTGAGAAATTGCCCTTCATTTGAATCCTTTTACAAGAAGAAACCAGGTTGTTTGGGTTGAGGCAATGCACTCTCACTGCCTAGCATCAAAACGACAGAAGATATGCTTGGTCTATGCTCAGGACGCTGTTGCACGCATAAGAGGCTCAGATGGATGCAACGCAATACTTCTGACATTGTGCATGATTCTCCTAAACACTCATCGAGCAATTCCAAAGGCCTGCCCTCATTCCACAGTATCCATGcctaaataaaataacatagttgtCATTCATCTGTCCAACGTATCTAGATAAGTAATCTAATTATTTGATACTTACATGTCCAATAAGGTTATGCTTGTTGTTTGGACGATAAAACCCTCTACTTTTCTTCCCACTTATGATCTCCAACAATAAAATCCCAAAACTAAAGACATCAGATTTTGTTGAGAAGAGTTCGTCAAAAGCATATTCTGGTGCCATGTAACCACTGCAGGGCATCAcaagttttaagtaaaaattaagTTGGAAATGTAGATTTACATATAGATAATATCAATGAAACTTACTAAGTTCCAACCACTCTCTGTGTTTCTGTCTGACTGGTCTCCTCCAAAAGTTCTTGCCATGCCAAAGTCTGAAATTTTAGAACTCATCTCATTATCAAGTAAAACATTACTTGCCTGGAGATCTCTATGTATAATTCTCAATCTAGAATCTTGGTGAAGATATTGAAGCCCCCGGGCAATGCCACATATAATGTGGAAGCACTTGGACCAATCTAACAATTTGCCTTTCGTTTGATCTGGTAAGTATAAGGTTCAAGTTAattatatatacccttattTCAACCAAAATTTGGAATACTTCTACGTTTTAAGAAATATTGATCGCATAATTACACCAACTAGCAGAATGTATTAGATTAAGGGATCCAAACCAAAAATGAAGGTGTCCAGGCCTTTGTTGGGCATGAATTTATAAACCAGCAGTTTCTCTTCTTGTTGAATGCAACAACCAAGAAGTTTTACAAGATTTCAGTGTTGAAGTTTGGAAATTAGTCTGTCTTCATTTTTGAATTCATTCAATCCTTGTCCAGAACTCCTTGAAAGCCTTTTGAcagcaaaacaaaataaaagagtgCTTCATCATTTTAATTGCCTTTGTGCATCATAAACTTACCATGTAAACAGATCCAAAACCACCTTCACCAATCTTCTTGTTGATTGCAAAGTTCTCAGTGGTACAAACTGTTGTGGATAGGTCAAAGAAAGGGAGCTCAAGGTCTTCGTTATGGCCTTCATTGTTCTGATAATCCATAATTCCACTTCTCTCTGTTTTTACtgagatagaaaagaaattcattaaaaaaggaATAGGCGTGGATTCATTAAGATATAAAGgaaacttaaaataataagattGGATATACATTCTAGTTATGCTGGAAACAAAATCTCGTATTACTATCTTCTATCATGAAAGcataatcttcttcttttttttttttttttttggtaatcagGCAGTGAATAAAAAACAGAACTAACCAACAGAGACAATAGAGCAGAAACGCTCATACAGAGTACCAGCCGCATCAAGACTAGCCAACAAAGCCACATCAGCTGgaggaaattgaaaaataacaaaatcaagAGTACTAACAGTGCCTCTTCCAGCAAGTGCGTCTGCGCATTTATTTGCTTCCCTAAAGCAATGTTGAATTCAGACCCGAGAAATCCTCTTCAAACCTTCCTTGCAGTCAGCAACAATAACTTCATTGCCATTTGAACTCCTCTCATCTTTCATAAGCAGGTCTAccacaagtttagcatccagcTCAATAATAACATTCTCCAAGTTCAAATCAAGGCAGAGTTGAATCCCATCACGCAGAGCCCATAACTCCGCCGCCACACTGGTGGTAAACCCGATGGCTCTAGCATAACCACTCACCCAATCTCCCTTCGAGTCCTGGATAAGCCCTCCTCTGCCCGGATTTCCCATGGAGGAGCCGTCAGAATTCAGTTTAAACCAATTGGTTGGAGGGGCAAATCACCTCACCTGGATTGTTGTAGAGGAACGTCTTGCTTTCGAATGAGCACCAAGAAAGGCAAACTCGCCTTTGCAATAGTTTCAGACATGAGAGGCTTAAGACTAAGCTTATTTCCAAACACTATTTTGTTACGCCTAAGCCACAAGCTCCAAACCCCAAAAGGAAATATAATACCCCAACTAATGCCCGAAGTGGAAGCCAGGTTCGAAGCACAATTAGTACGCAACCAATCCTCAAAATTCAGATTGTAGAACCAACTAGGAGATCAAGAGGCAGAAGGGAATCCCAAAAACTTCGGACCTGAGGGCAGTCTCTCAAGGTGTGAATAATGGATTCAATGCCATCATTGCACAAAGGACACAGAGGAGAGATGTTTATCCCTCTTGCAGATAGGACTTCTCTTACAGGAATACTCCTATGTAAGCATTGCCAAAGAAAACACCTAACTTAGGGAAGGTGTTTGCTTTCCAAACCCAAGCACCAGCAAAAGGAGAATCACGGGGACAATTATATTCACAACAAGCCAGCTTATAAGCTTCCTTAGTATCAAACTCACCAGTGGGAGAAGAGGCCCAAGCTATTCAATCAACACTAGCTGCGGTGATTGGAATAGGAGTAGCTTTAATCTTTTGTCTCAATTGatgaggaagagagaaagaaatagctCCTAAATTCCAGAAATTATGATGAATAATATCCTTCAAAAGAAGTTGTTCCTCCCCTCTTTGTAAAGGACCAACAATCAAACTTCTTAGAATGCCATCGCCCAACCACTTGTCATGCCAAAAGGAGAGCTCACTATTTTTTCTAGCTATCCATTTCATGCCCATTTTAAAAACTGATTTACCCTTCTTAATGGCAGCCCATGTAGATGAGCAAGACCGGGGCCTCAAAAGGTTCTACCTCCTTGTACCAGAATATTTATGAGATAACACCCTGGCCCAAAGAGATTCTTTCTCATGGTGAAGACGCCAATTAAGCTTGGCCAACAAAGCTACATTTTTCTCTTTAGCTGACTGAAGGCCCAAACCTCCATATTTTTTTTCCGTAGTAACTTTCTTCCAGCTAAttaaatgtaatttatttttattttctatcgACCCCCAAATGAAATTGCGGCACAACCTATCAATGCTTTGAGTAACCTTACCAGGGAGAGCTGCACACTGCATGGCATAGTTCGGAATGGTAGAAAGTGTTGCTTGGGTCAACACCACCCTTCCAGCAAAAGATAAGAGATGTGTTTTCCAGCCCGCTAATCGGTTTTGGACTCTCTCAACAATAGCTCCAAAATCTTGAGGTGATGAAGTGTGCTTAATAGGAAAACCGAGATACTTCCCTAGATTAGGAGTTGACCGAAACTCTAAGATAGTGTAGAGCTCTTCTCTAGTGTTTGAGGCAACATTGGGAGAGAAAAACACACGGGACTTTTCTGCACTAACCTTCTGCCCAGAAAGATCACAGAAGGTGTCAAGAGCATCTTTGATAGCTCTACAGTTTTTACCATCAACCTTTGCAAAGAGAACTAGATCATCAGCAAAGAATAAATGGGAAAAAAGTTGCACCGCCTCTAGAAGCCGAGATAGGGTCCCATAGCTTGGCCTCACATTTTTCCATGATGAAAGCCCCTAAAACCTCCatacataaaataaagagataagGCGAGAGTGGGTCCCCTTGCCTAATGCCCCTTGAAGGGAGGAAAGGGTCCAAGGCACCACCATTGAAAAGCACATATATGGAAGAGGATGTAACACAATTCATGATTATAGAACTCAAGTGATTCGGAAACTTGAAAAGAGATAGGGTGTCCCTTATAAAGCTCTATTCCAAGCAGTCATAAGCTTTTTCTAAATCAATCTTAATTGCCATACACCCATTTTTACCTCTCTTTTTGGACATGGAGTGAACAAGCTCTTGCACAATGATGGCGTTATCCACACCCTTCCTCTTAGGCACAAAAGCAGTTTGCAGAGGAGAGACTAAATCATCCAGAACAGGACGAATGCGAGCCACAAGGAGTTTAGTGATCACCTTAAACTGTATTACAAAGGCCAATGGGTCAGATATTGTTGAGAGATTTCGGGCTATTGCATTTTGGAATGAGGGTGATCAAAGTTCAATTATGGTATTCAGGAATTTTTCCAGAAGAGAAAACCTGAAAAATCTCAGCGTTAACCGAGGGGCCCACAATGTACCAAAATCGTTGGAAGAAACCAGCATGAAGGCCGTCTAGTCCTGGAGCTTTATATGGCTTAAGGGACATTAAGGCAGCCAAGATTTCTTCATCAGTGATTGGAAGCTCAAGCTTATTAAAATCAACATCATTTAGTCTATTTTTCCAAAAGGGAGGCTGCCGTTCCTTCAGAGGGGAGCTGAACTGAGAGGTAGTGAATAAGTCCAGGAAGCCTTGCCTAATGTGATTAGCAATGTCAGTCTCCCCATTTAACCAATTTCCTATCCAGTCCTTCAAACTTGTGATACGGTTCCTTCTCCGCCGAATTAGAGTAGAATTATGGAAGATGGCAGTATTTCTATCGCCTTCCACCACCCAAGAGATTCTGGACTTCATACTCCAGAATTCAGCTTCCAAGGTGTCAATAGCTGATAATTCACTAAGAAGAGTTTTTTCAAGatcaataagaaaattttttggattaatCCCCAATGCAGTTTGGATTCCCTTAAGCCTGGCACAAATACGATTCTTTCTATGGAAGATATTTCCAAAGTGCTCTCGATTCCAATTTCTAGCTTTAGTTGTGAAAGAATTAATAGCATTAGAAAGAATGGAAGGGCTTGACCAAGCTTTGCTAACCAAACTAGCAAAAGAAGGGTGGCTGAGCCACATTGGCTAAAACCGGAAAGGCCGGGCATGGTGGTTCGCATGGTCCGCTCTTAAGGAGAGAAGAACAGGACTATAGTCCCAATGTGATCGTTCCAAATGCTTGACACAGGCTTCCGGATAGAGTATTCCAATCAGTATTTACAAATACTCTGTTAATTCTCTCTTGAATCAGATCAGAAAGGGGTTGCCGATTAGTCCAAGTGAATCTAGGACCTGAGAAGCCTAGATCGATCATACCACAATTATTCAGACAATCTTGAAATGTAAGCACTCTAGACAGACATATTGGTCTGCCCCCAAACTTATCTTCACTGGTCAGAACTTCGTTAAAGTCGCCCGCAATAATCCAGGGCAAGGCGTGTAACTCAGTTACCATAGAGAGATTATCCCACAAGAGACGCCTTTCTGCGTATCTGGGGCTGGCATAAACAGCCGTCAGCAGCCAGGAAGCCTTAGAAGACAAGTCTTTCACTAATGTGTGAATTTCCTGCTCTGTGGATGAAAGAATAGACATTTCCGCTTGGGTTGAGTCCCAAAGTAGCCACAGCCCACCAGAGTAGCCTATATTATTAGCATGAAAGGCCCCATCAAACTGAAGTCTATCGGAAATTTCCTTTACTCTTGAGCCACTCACCTTAGTCTCAGTAATAATAAGCATAATCTTCTTCATATcttataaaaacaatttatttctCCCATAAAGATAGTATCCCACTTGAACAATGAGACTAATacgaaaataataaaatatgtagCAGTACAAGTAGAGTGGTACTTATATAAGTGATCTAAAATAAATCAaagtattttaacaaaaacaaactatAAAGCTTTCAAAATTATATCTGTATCAGATTAAGTCCAGTATAATAAGCACTTTGCTATTTTAGTCATTCCTACAGATATCTACTAAAATGAGTACCTTGGCTATTCAAGAATATCCACTTGCAGCATGGTTTTGTGCAATTAGTAAAACAAATCTCACCACTTCAAATTAGACACAATAGGTTTGAAAATTACCTTAAAAGTCctgttttgattttggttttggtgtttttgatgTGTCCCATCACCATTTTGACActcttaatttaaaatttatatatatatatatatatatatatatatatatatatatatatatataaaacccaaGTTTCCAAAAACATATCTTTGGTCAAATCCAAACTTAAACTACCCTGAGTCAAAAGTGACCAAATC
It encodes:
- the LOC142624782 gene encoding uncharacterized protein LOC142624782, coding for MKKIMLIITETKVSGSRVKEISDRLQFDGAFHANNIGYSGGLWLLWDSTQAEMSILSSTEQEIHTLVKDLSSKASWLLTAVYASPRYAERRLLWDNLSMVTELHALPWIIAGDFNEVLTSEDKFGGRPICLSRVLTFQDCLNNCGMIDLGFSGPRFTWTNRQPLSDLIQERINRVFVNTDWNTLSGSLCQAFGTITLGL